In Vicinamibacterales bacterium, the following are encoded in one genomic region:
- a CDS encoding GNAT family N-acetyltransferase produces the protein MMDAKDPVIRVLTAADLDAAMGLSAAAGWNQRIADWRMLLQLAPAGAFAAVAGGTIVGTAIGIDYGRFGWIAMMLVDPAWRGRGIGARLLRAAMAAVPPDVPIRLDATPLGRPLYRRHGFEDESRLTRHVADASRPAADPPSHGAAHQVRRLGPADLTAVFAQDQRVFGATRRPLLEWLLDGAPHYAHAIDTTAGAHYCFGRTGRLFDQIGPVVGDDASARALVSASLAAAHGRGVVVDAFDRHAGFAAWLRSRGFDGARPLFRMCRAGTRGAWTGHDEQEHAILGPEFG, from the coding sequence ATGATGGACGCGAAGGATCCGGTCATCCGGGTATTGACCGCGGCCGATCTGGACGCCGCCATGGGTCTGAGCGCGGCCGCCGGGTGGAATCAGCGGATCGCCGACTGGCGCATGCTGCTGCAGCTCGCGCCGGCGGGCGCGTTCGCGGCCGTCGCCGGCGGTACGATCGTCGGCACCGCGATCGGAATCGATTACGGCAGGTTCGGCTGGATCGCCATGATGCTCGTGGACCCGGCGTGGCGCGGCCGCGGCATCGGCGCCCGGCTGCTGCGCGCCGCGATGGCGGCCGTGCCGCCGGACGTGCCGATCCGGTTGGACGCGACACCGCTCGGCCGGCCGCTGTATCGGCGCCACGGCTTCGAAGACGAGAGCCGGCTCACGCGTCATGTGGCCGATGCCTCGCGTCCGGCCGCGGACCCGCCGTCGCACGGGGCGGCGCATCAGGTTCGCAGGCTCGGACCCGCCGACCTGACGGCCGTCTTCGCGCAGGACCAGCGCGTCTTTGGCGCGACGCGACGCCCTCTTCTCGAGTGGCTGCTCGACGGCGCGCCGCACTACGCACATGCGATCGACACCACGGCTGGCGCACACTACTGTTTTGGGCGCACCGGACGCCTGTTCGATCAGATCGGGCCGGTGGTGGGTGACGATGCGAGCGCGCGGGCGCTCGTCAGCGCGTCGCTGGCCGCGGCGCACGGACGCGGGGTCGTCGTCGATGCGTTCGATCGCCATGCCGGTTTCGCCGCATGGCTCCGCAGCCGGGGGTTCGACGGCGCGCGCCCGCTGTTTCGCATGTGCCGAGCCGGGACTCGAGGCGCCTGGACCGGTCACGATGAACAGGAGCACGCGATTCTCGGTCCCGAGTTCGGCTGA
- a CDS encoding TonB-dependent receptor, translated as MFSLRHAAGRAVCLLVLMGIPAAAQTTLGTVRGTVFDPQQQVVPGATVVVTDEATGVTREAHTDAQGLFEIPNLRPGTYTVTATLTGFRQARRTGVVLRAASVALIDLGLAIGNLEDVVTVTAGGTNITIESQAIARGLDEQQLRDLPRNSRDIQDFLTLNPNVVGGFDGIQFLGGRTYGASYIQDGQPSSAGIFGELSNAAPGLDAIQEVQVLSNSYSAEYGGLAGVIVSTKRGANRYRATAFYDYNSNELNARTYAQALNNVSRSDPNADTHDYRYGVSLGGPVARNRTFFFANYEGSKLKALGGGAQAIVPTALMRNGDFSANTFVVRDPLTGTQFPGNRIPADRIDPAARRIVDFFYPAPNQPNLAAGGYGAFRQILPLNRDRDRADVRLDHELSGRDSLFGRLSWQRRDPDAFTFESTGGNGGGGLTNLGLLDRQSKATTFAGGWTRIWSGALVSEFRGGYSRDTRNRKSRFVAGALGAQFQLEIPPLAAGAPGFPSFLFSGTNRPSDIRDQRQNTFRDLDQSSLSFSSTSTWLKGRHSMKFGGIFSRNYAKDGYSTGANESKGAYAFSGFATGNAFADFLLGLPNEVREQRNTRGDQPMDTFSNDWAIFAQDDVKLTPRLTLFLGLRYEVIGVFVDKNDIYANFVPTDGGHHMVPNSAIAALLPPGAVRLGRTLTSDQFDVGRGLIRTDRNNISPRLGFAQRLDDSNKTVLRGGFGIFHPTGAAQGARDIMSRNPFRYTIRFSRPRLQQGFSSGTRTESLGFGNQGLQLDLELPDIYQYNLTLERELPGGLGARVSYIGSTMKKLLVHRDYNTVQASAVPLGNVDSDPAARARLPFPIYGTFMDITENRGEGQFNALQLELQRRFSGGLAVNAAYTLAGSDSNAPDSGNSTIGVVQYDPYDIEKDRGPDPNVVKHRVVMNSTWEIPFGRGRAFGSELPRWADAIAGGWTVSTIFQARSGPNLTPYFTYGDTGGIYPANTGRTLDGVGQFGEAWRPDVTGNPNTGGSRTQFYDLTKFTLPAPGTLGNAKKGSVKGPGTWIVNLAFYKNLVRARAVTADFTVLLDNAFNHPQFAVGLGTGGFMDLTDYLINGVAANGNTAVLDADTVGSTEGFSVGRVVRLGLRLRF; from the coding sequence ATGTTCAGCCTTCGTCACGCCGCCGGCCGGGCTGTCTGTCTGCTGGTGCTCATGGGCATCCCGGCAGCGGCCCAGACCACGCTCGGTACTGTGCGAGGCACGGTCTTCGATCCGCAGCAGCAGGTCGTGCCGGGCGCGACGGTCGTGGTCACCGACGAGGCGACGGGCGTCACGCGCGAGGCGCACACCGACGCGCAGGGACTGTTCGAGATTCCCAATCTGCGTCCCGGCACCTACACGGTGACCGCGACGTTGACCGGGTTCCGCCAGGCGCGCCGGACCGGGGTGGTCCTCCGTGCGGCGTCGGTCGCGCTGATCGATCTGGGCCTTGCGATCGGCAATCTCGAAGATGTCGTGACCGTGACTGCCGGCGGGACCAACATCACCATCGAGAGCCAGGCCATCGCCCGCGGGCTCGACGAGCAGCAGCTGCGCGATCTGCCGCGCAACAGCCGCGACATCCAGGACTTCCTCACGCTCAATCCGAACGTAGTCGGCGGCTTCGACGGCATTCAGTTTCTCGGCGGCCGCACCTACGGCGCGTCGTACATCCAGGACGGCCAGCCGTCGAGCGCCGGGATCTTCGGCGAGCTCTCCAACGCGGCGCCCGGCCTCGATGCGATTCAGGAAGTGCAGGTGCTCTCGAACTCCTACAGTGCCGAGTACGGCGGCCTGGCCGGCGTCATCGTGTCGACTAAACGCGGCGCCAACCGCTATCGCGCCACCGCCTTCTACGATTACAACTCGAACGAGCTCAACGCCCGCACTTACGCGCAAGCGCTCAACAACGTCTCGCGCAGCGATCCCAACGCCGACACCCACGACTACCGGTACGGCGTCAGCCTGGGCGGCCCGGTCGCGCGCAATCGAACGTTCTTCTTCGCCAATTACGAAGGCAGCAAACTGAAGGCGCTCGGCGGCGGGGCACAGGCGATCGTGCCGACCGCGCTCATGCGCAACGGCGATTTCTCCGCGAACACGTTCGTCGTCCGCGATCCGCTCACCGGGACGCAGTTCCCGGGCAACCGCATCCCCGCGGATCGAATCGATCCCGCCGCGCGTCGCATCGTCGATTTCTTCTATCCGGCGCCGAACCAGCCGAACCTGGCCGCCGGTGGTTACGGCGCCTTTCGCCAGATCCTGCCGCTGAACCGCGATCGCGATCGAGCGGACGTGCGCCTCGATCACGAGCTCTCCGGGCGCGATTCGCTCTTCGGCCGGCTCAGCTGGCAGCGGCGCGATCCCGACGCCTTCACCTTCGAGAGCACCGGCGGCAATGGCGGCGGCGGACTGACGAATCTCGGTCTGCTGGATCGTCAATCCAAGGCGACGACGTTCGCGGGCGGATGGACGCGGATCTGGTCGGGCGCGCTGGTCAGCGAATTTCGCGGCGGCTACAGCAGGGACACGCGCAACCGCAAGAGCCGCTTCGTCGCCGGCGCGCTGGGCGCCCAGTTCCAGCTCGAGATTCCACCGCTGGCGGCGGGCGCGCCTGGCTTCCCGTCGTTCCTGTTCTCCGGGACGAATCGGCCGTCCGACATCCGCGACCAGCGGCAGAACACCTTCCGCGATCTCGATCAATCGTCGTTGTCGTTCAGCAGCACCTCCACCTGGCTGAAAGGACGCCACTCGATGAAGTTCGGCGGCATCTTCAGCCGCAACTATGCGAAAGACGGCTACTCGACCGGTGCCAACGAGTCCAAGGGGGCATACGCCTTCTCGGGATTCGCGACCGGCAACGCCTTCGCCGACTTCCTCCTCGGACTGCCGAACGAGGTTCGCGAGCAGCGCAACACCCGCGGCGACCAGCCGATGGACACGTTCTCGAATGACTGGGCGATCTTCGCGCAGGACGACGTGAAGCTGACCCCGCGGCTGACGCTGTTCCTGGGGCTGCGGTACGAAGTGATCGGGGTGTTCGTCGACAAGAACGACATCTACGCGAACTTCGTCCCGACCGACGGCGGCCATCACATGGTGCCGAATTCCGCGATCGCGGCCCTGCTGCCTCCGGGCGCGGTACGTCTCGGCCGCACGCTGACCTCGGACCAGTTCGATGTCGGCCGCGGCTTGATCCGGACCGACCGGAACAACATCAGCCCGCGCCTCGGTTTCGCCCAGCGCCTGGACGACAGCAACAAGACGGTGCTGCGCGGCGGCTTCGGCATCTTCCATCCGACCGGCGCGGCGCAGGGAGCGCGCGACATCATGTCGCGCAACCCGTTCCGATACACGATCAGGTTCAGCCGTCCGCGGCTGCAGCAGGGCTTTTCGTCCGGCACGCGGACCGAGTCGCTCGGGTTCGGCAATCAGGGTCTGCAGCTGGATCTCGAGCTGCCCGACATCTACCAGTACAACCTGACGCTGGAGCGCGAGCTGCCGGGCGGACTCGGCGCCCGCGTCAGCTACATCGGATCGACGATGAAGAAGCTGCTCGTCCACCGCGACTACAACACGGTGCAGGCCAGCGCCGTGCCGCTCGGCAACGTCGACAGCGACCCGGCGGCGAGAGCGCGGCTGCCGTTTCCGATCTACGGCACGTTCATGGACATCACCGAGAACCGCGGCGAAGGGCAGTTCAACGCGCTCCAGCTGGAGCTGCAGCGCCGCTTCAGCGGCGGCCTGGCGGTGAACGCCGCCTATACGCTGGCGGGGTCCGACAGCAACGCGCCCGACAGCGGCAACAGCACCATCGGCGTCGTCCAGTACGATCCCTACGATATCGAGAAGGATCGCGGACCGGATCCCAACGTGGTCAAGCATCGTGTGGTGATGAACAGCACGTGGGAGATTCCGTTCGGGCGCGGCCGTGCGTTCGGCAGCGAGCTGCCGCGATGGGCCGATGCGATCGCCGGCGGGTGGACTGTCTCCACGATCTTCCAGGCGCGCAGCGGACCGAACCTGACGCCGTACTTCACCTACGGCGACACCGGCGGCATCTATCCGGCGAACACCGGGCGCACCCTGGACGGCGTCGGACAGTTCGGCGAGGCGTGGCGTCCCGACGTCACCGGCAATCCCAACACCGGAGGCAGCCGCACGCAGTTCTACGACCTGACGAAGTTCACGCTGCCGGCCCCCGGCACGCTCGGCAACGCGAAGAAGGGCAGCGTCAAGGGGCCCGGCACGTGGATCGTGAACCTGGCGTTCTACAAGAATCTCGTGCGTGCGCGCGCCGTCACCGCCGACTTCACCGTGCTGCTCGACAACGCGTTCAATCACCCGCAGTTCGCCGTGGGGCTGGGCACCGGCGGGTTCATGGACCTGACCGACTATCTGATCAACGGCGTGGCCGCGAACGGCAACACGGCAGTACTCGACGCCGACACCGTGGGCAGCACCGAGGGCTTTTCAGTCGGCCGGGTGGTGCGGCTGGGTCTGCGGCTGCGGTTTTAG
- a CDS encoding NAD-dependent epimerase/dehydratase family protein: MRVPFPADVRDEAQLEDLLAQPSDADVECVRRLDGDVLVIGASGKMGPSLARRIHRAIRRAGVRRRVLAASRFSTPAVRASLEAEGIHTIACDLLNTDHVAALPAAENVLFLAGRKFGTLDRSDLTWATNTVVPARVAEQFAPSRMVVFSTGNVYPLVRVEGPGSREADPPSPAGEYAQSCLGRERVIEFVSRERRLRALIFRLNYAVDLRYGTLVDIARKVITGDAVDLTMGFFNAIWQGDANSYALRSLELCSSPPEILNVTGAERISVRDTAEWFGSTFGRPPVFVNTEGPVALLSDASRCRALLGDPDVPLPLLRQWVARWVAHGGTSLNKPTHFEVTDGRY, encoded by the coding sequence CTGCGGGTCCCTTTTCCGGCCGACGTCCGCGATGAAGCGCAGCTCGAGGATCTCCTCGCTCAGCCGTCCGACGCGGACGTCGAGTGCGTACGGCGGCTCGACGGCGACGTCCTCGTCATCGGCGCGTCGGGCAAGATGGGGCCGTCGCTGGCACGGCGCATCCATCGCGCAATCCGCCGCGCCGGCGTGCGCCGGCGCGTTCTGGCGGCGTCGCGATTCTCGACGCCCGCCGTCCGCGCCAGCCTCGAGGCAGAGGGCATTCACACCATCGCCTGCGACCTCCTGAACACGGATCACGTCGCGGCGCTGCCCGCGGCGGAGAACGTCCTGTTTCTCGCCGGCCGGAAGTTCGGCACCCTCGATCGCTCGGACCTCACGTGGGCCACGAACACGGTCGTGCCCGCGCGCGTCGCCGAGCAATTCGCGCCGTCGCGCATGGTCGTGTTCTCGACCGGCAACGTCTACCCGCTGGTGCGGGTCGAGGGTCCGGGTTCGCGCGAAGCGGATCCGCCGTCGCCCGCCGGCGAATACGCGCAATCCTGTCTCGGACGCGAGCGGGTGATCGAGTTCGTGTCCCGCGAGCGCCGGCTGCGGGCGCTCATCTTCCGGCTCAACTACGCCGTCGACCTCCGCTACGGCACGCTCGTGGACATCGCCCGCAAGGTGATCACCGGCGACGCGGTGGATCTGACGATGGGGTTCTTCAACGCGATCTGGCAGGGAGATGCCAACAGCTACGCCCTGCGCAGCCTCGAGCTCTGCTCCTCGCCGCCCGAGATTCTCAACGTGACGGGCGCGGAGCGCATTTCCGTCAGAGACACCGCCGAGTGGTTCGGATCCACCTTCGGCCGCCCGCCAGTCTTCGTGAACACCGAAGGCCCGGTGGCGCTGCTCAGTGATGCGAGCCGCTGTCGCGCTCTGCTCGGCGACCCGGACGTGCCGCTGCCGCTGCTGCGGCAGTGGGTGGCCCGCTGGGTCGCACACGGAGGCACATCGCTGAACAAGCCGACGCACTTCGAAGTGACCGATGGCCGCTACTGA
- a CDS encoding amidohydrolase family protein, translating to MNPSLQRIIACAGVAAFLWARMGATEQTRPLALENVRIVDGSGGPPVENGRIVIAGDRILRAGPSSTTAAPADAERVDLAGRTVIPGLIDSHFHIEKDPKLALRQLSHGVTAFRDPGQWDEAFAELRRMMAADGIAGPRIFTTGPHIDGEGPAYPADAVVARDAEEARRHAEESVRRGATALKIYYRLPFAAAKAVIDVCDARRIPCTAHLELLDARELIAAGLHGIEHITSFGISLLPRREAEAYRQAVLKDNDARRDGRYRIFAGADLDGPGARALYEVLRERKPFLDATLAVFERRPGPRGDAKPDLTPIYVAGFARMKQLTHRAAQAGARVVVGGHTEVPFAARGEAPWREMELLVESGFSPLDAISAATSTAAAFLYRDQEIGSLRAGFYADLVVLRGQPDRDVTAIRSVDRVMVAGRWIDTAKYRQY from the coding sequence ATGAACCCATCGCTTCAACGGATCATCGCCTGCGCCGGCGTCGCGGCGTTTCTCTGGGCCCGGATGGGCGCGACGGAACAGACGCGTCCGCTGGCACTCGAGAACGTGCGCATCGTCGATGGCAGCGGCGGCCCGCCGGTCGAGAACGGCCGCATCGTCATCGCCGGCGATCGCATCCTTCGCGCCGGGCCGTCCTCGACGACGGCGGCGCCGGCAGACGCCGAGAGGGTCGATCTCGCGGGGCGCACCGTCATCCCCGGTCTGATCGATTCACACTTTCACATCGAGAAGGATCCGAAGCTGGCGCTGCGGCAGCTCAGTCATGGCGTGACGGCGTTTCGCGATCCGGGCCAGTGGGACGAGGCCTTCGCGGAGCTGCGCCGCATGATGGCGGCGGACGGCATCGCCGGGCCGCGCATCTTCACCACCGGACCGCACATCGACGGCGAAGGGCCCGCCTACCCGGCCGACGCGGTGGTGGCGCGCGATGCGGAGGAGGCGCGGCGGCACGCGGAAGAGTCGGTGAGACGCGGCGCGACCGCGCTGAAGATCTACTACCGGCTGCCGTTCGCCGCCGCGAAAGCGGTGATCGACGTCTGCGACGCCCGCCGCATTCCTTGCACCGCTCACCTGGAGCTGCTCGACGCGCGCGAGTTGATTGCCGCCGGACTGCACGGCATCGAGCACATCACGTCGTTTGGCATCAGCCTGCTTCCGCGCCGCGAGGCGGAGGCCTACCGGCAAGCGGTCCTGAAGGACAACGACGCCCGGCGCGATGGACGCTACCGCATCTTCGCGGGCGCCGACCTGGACGGACCCGGCGCGCGAGCGCTCTACGAGGTACTTCGCGAACGGAAACCGTTTCTCGATGCGACGCTTGCCGTGTTCGAGCGTCGACCAGGCCCGCGGGGTGATGCCAAGCCGGATCTCACGCCGATCTACGTCGCCGGCTTCGCCAGGATGAAACAGCTCACGCACCGCGCGGCACAGGCAGGCGCGCGGGTCGTCGTTGGCGGTCACACCGAGGTGCCGTTTGCCGCGCGCGGCGAAGCGCCGTGGCGGGAAATGGAGCTGCTGGTCGAGAGCGGATTCTCGCCGCTCGACGCGATCTCCGCCGCGACCTCCACCGCCGCGGCCTTCCTCTACCGCGATCAGGAGATCGGCAGCCTGCGCGCCGGGTTCTACGCCGACCTCGTCGTCCTGCGCGGGCAACCCGACCGGGACGTCACCGCCATCCGCAGTGTCGACCGGGTGATGGTCGCAGGCCGGTGGATCGACACTGCGAAGTATCGACAGTACTAG